One genomic segment of Catalinimonas alkaloidigena includes these proteins:
- the tpx gene encoding thiol peroxidase, with translation MAEITLGGNPIHTLGKLPAVGELAPDAVLTKNDLKRVSLKDFRGAKLVLNIFPSLNTSVCATSVREFNKRAGALGNTKVLCISRDLPFAQAQFCGAEGIENAITLSDFAQGEFGKNYHLEIIDGPFAALHSRAVIVVDEEGRIV, from the coding sequence ATGGCTGAAATAACGCTTGGGGGCAATCCCATACATACCCTTGGTAAGCTTCCTGCTGTAGGAGAACTGGCTCCGGATGCAGTACTTACGAAAAATGATCTAAAAAGAGTCTCCCTCAAAGATTTTCGTGGTGCTAAACTCGTACTGAATATCTTTCCCAGCCTCAATACTTCAGTTTGTGCTACTTCAGTGAGGGAGTTCAACAAAAGAGCAGGGGCGTTGGGAAATACCAAAGTGCTCTGTATTTCCCGTGATTTGCCTTTTGCCCAGGCGCAGTTTTGTGGTGCGGAAGGTATAGAAAATGCGATCACACTTTCGGACTTTGCTCAGGGAGAGTTTGGAAAAAATTATCACCTGGAAATCATTGATGGTCCTTTCGCAGCATTGCATTCACGTGCAGTAATCGTAGTAGATGAAGAAGGCAGAATTGTTTAA
- a CDS encoding carbohydrate-binding family 9-like protein yields the protein MLRHLTFVFTLLIFASPMLRAQSHIPTFDPKQYICYQSLDSLLIDGKLDEESWQSAAWTDAFIDIQGEHMAGPRFRTRAKMLWDDQYLYIAAYLDEPHVWGTITERDAVIFHDNDFEVFIDPDGDTHFYYEFEMNALNTIWDLMLTAPYRDDKNVVLNAWDIRGIKTGVHVDGSLNDPNDTDQGWSVEIAMPWKVLLEKSESRKIPADGEYWRINFSRVEWQIDITAEGYQKKINPDTGKPYPEDNWVWTSQEYINMHRPETWGFLAFSDTEVGQGTESFTIPEAEYLKWELRKVYYRQNDYFQAHHKYADRLEDLNLEIPEGHTVEINAQPTYYVARLKTADASKTWLINEKGKVWSIE from the coding sequence ATGCTGAGACATCTGACTTTTGTATTTACGCTCCTTATCTTCGCCAGCCCTATGCTACGGGCACAGTCACATATACCCACATTTGACCCCAAGCAGTACATTTGCTACCAAAGCCTTGATTCCCTGCTTATTGATGGCAAGTTGGATGAGGAAAGCTGGCAAAGTGCCGCCTGGACTGATGCCTTCATAGATATTCAGGGTGAGCATATGGCCGGGCCGAGGTTCAGAACCCGGGCGAAAATGCTGTGGGATGATCAGTATTTGTACATCGCTGCCTATCTGGATGAGCCGCATGTCTGGGGCACGATTACCGAAAGAGATGCTGTCATCTTCCATGACAATGATTTTGAAGTATTTATTGATCCTGATGGAGATACACATTTCTATTACGAATTTGAGATGAATGCCCTCAATACCATCTGGGACCTGATGCTTACCGCGCCCTACCGTGATGATAAAAATGTGGTGCTCAATGCATGGGACATTCGAGGTATCAAGACAGGAGTACATGTAGACGGAAGCCTGAATGATCCTAATGATACCGATCAGGGCTGGTCGGTGGAAATTGCCATGCCCTGGAAGGTACTGCTTGAGAAGTCAGAAAGCAGAAAAATTCCTGCAGATGGTGAGTATTGGCGGATCAACTTCTCCCGAGTAGAATGGCAGATAGACATTACAGCTGAAGGCTATCAAAAGAAGATCAATCCTGATACTGGCAAGCCTTATCCCGAAGATAACTGGGTGTGGACATCACAGGAATACATCAATATGCACCGCCCCGAGACATGGGGCTTCCTTGCCTTTTCAGATACTGAGGTTGGGCAGGGAACAGAAAGTTTTACCATACCTGAAGCAGAATATTTGAAATGGGAGCTGAGAAAAGTCTATTACCGGCAAAATGATTATTTTCAAGCCCATCACAAGTATGCGGATCGGCTAGAGGACCTGAATCTGGAAATCCCTGAGGGACATACGGTTGAAATCAACGCTCAGCCTACTTATTATGTAGCCCGTCTTAAAACTGCTGATGCGTCAAAAACATGGCTGATCAATGAAAAGGGCAAAGTTTGGAGTATTGAGTAG
- a CDS encoding Ppx/GppA phosphatase family protein, producing the protein MKLAAIDIGTNSIHMVIAEAAHKNSFQIIDREKEMVKLGVGVFSTNRLSERAFKEGLETIKRYVQLADQRGADEIITAATSATREAHNGSDFLNELVRQTGISPEVISGGKEARLIFKAVRNEIALRGENAMIIDIGGGSTEIVVGNEKEILMGKSMKLGVLRLLDMFNGDNTVGEEALGVLQAHIRFVAQSIMTEAKEIGFTRIIGTSGTIRTLGEAAHIAAGGKSMKSVNAEVVKLNDLDNLTKELLKMKAEKRAEINAIGEKRADAIHLGGALLVQLLQMAGVEEITLCDASLREGLILDYLDNHAQNIADFPESQDLRHRSAFQLAHQFNVDWQQKIHVASLSLQLFDQTQKLHELEHFERDILEYASLLHSVGQYIRFEHYHKHSRYIIAHAGLRGFNDEEILLISHVARYHRKAEPKKKHKKYKKLSKRQRKVVKVLSAVLRVAVSLDRTKNQLVKEVACKHAKKKLVLQVAGRPENMKLELWATRKHVDPLAKALKKEVSVEAIPGDL; encoded by the coding sequence ATGAAACTTGCCGCTATAGACATTGGAACCAACTCAATTCACATGGTAATCGCCGAGGCAGCCCATAAAAATAGCTTTCAGATTATTGATCGTGAAAAAGAGATGGTTAAGCTGGGTGTAGGGGTTTTTTCAACCAATCGCCTGAGTGAACGTGCATTTAAGGAAGGCTTAGAGACCATCAAGCGTTATGTGCAGTTGGCCGACCAGCGTGGTGCTGATGAAATTATTACCGCTGCTACCAGTGCTACTCGCGAAGCCCATAATGGCAGTGATTTTTTGAATGAACTTGTCCGGCAGACTGGTATTTCGCCCGAAGTAATTTCGGGTGGAAAAGAAGCACGGTTGATCTTCAAGGCAGTACGAAACGAAATAGCGCTACGGGGTGAGAATGCGATGATTATTGATATTGGGGGAGGGAGTACTGAGATAGTTGTTGGCAATGAAAAAGAAATTCTGATGGGCAAAAGCATGAAGCTAGGGGTACTGCGCCTGCTGGATATGTTTAATGGAGACAATACAGTAGGAGAAGAAGCCCTGGGGGTACTACAGGCACACATTCGTTTTGTAGCCCAAAGCATCATGACTGAGGCAAAAGAGATTGGCTTTACCAGGATAATAGGTACTTCAGGAACCATACGAACACTGGGCGAAGCTGCCCATATTGCTGCCGGAGGGAAGTCCATGAAATCTGTCAATGCTGAAGTAGTTAAGTTGAATGATCTGGACAATCTCACCAAAGAACTACTGAAAATGAAGGCTGAAAAGCGGGCTGAGATCAACGCGATAGGGGAGAAGAGGGCAGATGCCATCCATCTGGGCGGAGCCCTGCTGGTCCAGCTACTTCAGATGGCAGGGGTAGAGGAGATAACCTTATGTGATGCCTCTCTTAGAGAAGGGCTGATATTGGACTACCTGGATAATCATGCACAAAATATCGCTGACTTTCCGGAGTCGCAGGATTTAAGACATCGTTCGGCTTTCCAACTTGCGCATCAATTTAATGTAGACTGGCAGCAAAAAATTCATGTAGCCTCTCTTTCACTTCAGCTCTTTGACCAGACGCAAAAGTTGCATGAGCTTGAACATTTTGAAAGAGATATTCTAGAGTACGCATCCTTACTGCACAGTGTGGGGCAGTATATCCGTTTTGAGCATTATCACAAACACTCCCGCTACATCATCGCCCATGCCGGTCTGAGAGGTTTTAATGACGAGGAAATTTTGCTTATCAGTCATGTGGCACGTTACCATCGTAAGGCCGAGCCCAAGAAGAAACATAAGAAGTACAAGAAGCTTTCCAAGCGTCAGAGAAAGGTAGTGAAGGTTTTATCAGCCGTATTAAGAGTGGCGGTAAGCCTTGACCGTACCAAGAATCAACTGGTAAAAGAAGTAGCCTGTAAGCACGCCAAGAAAAAGCTGGTACTACAAGTAGCAGGACGTCCTGAAAATATGAAACTGGAACTCTGGGCTACCCGCAAGCATGTAGATCCGCTGGCAAAAGCACTAAAAAAAGAAGTGTCGGTTGAAGCTATTCCCGGTGACCTATAG
- a CDS encoding phosphoribosylpyrophosphate synthetase — MKSYDTLQEAIKALRTEGYQHDFNLEKDKIYCKHLNMYYRPKEFEIQETYRFEGMSNPDDNEVLYAIKTSVGDKGILVDAYGAYAESISPEMLEKLRFKPE, encoded by the coding sequence ATGAAAAGTTATGACACTTTGCAGGAAGCTATCAAAGCACTACGCACTGAAGGCTATCAACACGATTTTAACCTGGAAAAAGATAAAATCTACTGTAAACACCTAAACATGTACTACAGGCCCAAAGAGTTTGAAATTCAGGAAACATACCGCTTTGAAGGTATGAGCAACCCTGACGATAATGAGGTACTCTATGCGATCAAAACCAGTGTAGGAGATAAGGGTATACTGGTAGACGCTTATGGAGCTTATGCTGAGAGTATTTCTCCTGAGATGCTGGAGAAGCTGAGGTTTAAACCCGAGTAG
- a CDS encoding sensor histidine kinase produces the protein MFRHVRIKNKLALVMTALSCIVIGIFSTLFYLQFEIALKERVLLQLSSVKKLKVVQIENVINSRVEAIKHLLAQSDSTYNQQFFNSVVYLKSPGSVHINSYELTLPDTLNQGNIFIKDLSPENDEGFATLAFMAYNSGQYLVCIDTLTEIQSILLERTGLGQSGESYLVGEDYTMRSTSRFFPDKNPTTILARTSGAVRALRGETGEGIILDYRGVSVFSAFEKIAINGLEWVILSEIDYQEALFPLKSLRRNFYIMLVIMLAFVLLASYQLARLLVKPILRMEQYLNTMSRGVILEPQKDVDRNDEIGGMFRALDKLTTALQQTIEFAGRIGEGNFSANYQLLSEEDTLGAALLQMKQKLRDYQKNEERLLKENQQSIINGEEQERSRLSKEIHDGLGPLLTSLRLSIQAIPLEETHKKQLLKTLDDTITETRRMANNLMPSVLEDFGAGEAIKNLVIQLDQSSPLDIRYNQDTLEESKIPQKVNIVLYRIAQEALNNAIRHAQATEIRLSLTEFDEHVSLFISDNGSGFDQSTVLPGNGLRNMRERARLVDGSLVIYSDANGTSIEVEIPF, from the coding sequence ATGTTCCGACATGTAAGGATAAAAAATAAGCTGGCCCTGGTGATGACCGCCCTCTCCTGTATTGTGATCGGAATCTTCAGCACCTTATTCTATCTACAGTTTGAAATAGCACTCAAAGAGCGGGTACTGCTCCAGCTTTCTTCGGTCAAAAAACTTAAAGTGGTTCAAATAGAAAATGTAATCAACAGCCGCGTGGAGGCTATAAAACACCTGCTTGCTCAATCAGATTCAACCTATAATCAGCAGTTTTTTAATTCAGTAGTTTATTTAAAGAGTCCAGGCTCAGTGCATATTAATTCATATGAACTAACGCTACCTGACACACTTAATCAGGGCAATATATTTATCAAGGACTTAAGCCCGGAGAATGATGAAGGCTTTGCTACGCTTGCGTTTATGGCGTATAACTCAGGTCAATATTTGGTTTGTATTGACACATTAACTGAAATACAATCTATTTTGCTGGAAAGAACCGGCTTAGGACAAAGCGGTGAGTCTTACCTGGTAGGTGAAGACTATACTATGCGTAGCACATCTCGTTTTTTTCCTGACAAAAACCCCACAACGATACTGGCCAGGACTTCAGGAGCAGTTAGAGCTCTGAGAGGGGAAACAGGAGAAGGCATTATATTGGACTACAGAGGGGTCTCTGTATTTAGTGCCTTTGAAAAGATAGCCATCAATGGACTGGAATGGGTTATTCTCTCAGAAATTGATTATCAGGAAGCCCTATTTCCCTTGAAAAGCCTGAGAAGAAATTTTTACATTATGCTGGTCATCATGCTGGCTTTTGTGCTTCTGGCGTCATACCAACTGGCGAGGCTACTGGTGAAGCCTATACTCAGAATGGAACAATACCTCAACACAATGTCCAGAGGAGTTATTCTTGAGCCACAGAAAGATGTAGACAGAAATGACGAAATTGGCGGCATGTTCAGGGCTTTGGATAAGCTCACTACTGCATTACAACAAACTATAGAATTTGCAGGAAGGATAGGCGAAGGGAATTTCAGCGCCAACTATCAACTACTCAGTGAAGAGGATACCCTGGGGGCTGCGCTTTTGCAGATGAAACAAAAACTCAGAGACTACCAGAAAAATGAAGAAAGGTTACTGAAAGAAAATCAGCAGTCAATCATTAATGGTGAGGAACAGGAACGCTCCAGATTGTCTAAAGAGATTCACGACGGGCTAGGCCCCCTGCTTACCAGCCTGAGACTTTCAATACAGGCCATACCTCTTGAAGAAACTCACAAAAAGCAATTACTGAAAACGCTGGATGATACCATAACAGAAACCCGGCGTATGGCCAACAATCTTATGCCCAGCGTACTGGAAGACTTTGGTGCCGGCGAGGCCATTAAGAACCTGGTGATACAACTTGATCAGAGTTCACCCCTTGATATTCGTTATAATCAAGATACACTTGAAGAATCTAAAATCCCTCAGAAAGTAAATATAGTGCTGTACCGTATCGCTCAGGAAGCACTTAACAATGCGATTAGACATGCTCAGGCTACTGAAATCAGACTTTCTCTGACAGAGTTTGATGAACATGTCAGTCTGTTCATTTCTGACAATGGCTCCGGCTTTGATCAGAGTACGGTACTTCCAGGCAATGGACTGAGAAACATG
- a CDS encoding GNAT family N-acetyltransferase, which translates to MKKKEAINFRRWHALRDKHSLQGSGHRGCKKAWNSFSMIKTELLTARLSLKKPVWEDIMSIHHLHSLAETDQYNTLGIPQHVEETENVVKEWIQAYAQEPVSYYTFVIREVNMSISAFVGVIALKLGSPKYKIAEVWYKVLPQHWGKGYATEALLSLIDFGFKELKLHRIEAGCAVDNLASIRVLEKVGMQREGRKRKILPLKSGWSDNYGYAILEEDYTGK; encoded by the coding sequence TTGAAGAAGAAAGAAGCGATCAACTTCCGTAGATGGCATGCATTACGCGATAAGCATTCCCTACAGGGCTCGGGACATAGGGGTTGCAAAAAAGCATGGAATAGCTTTAGCATGATAAAAACAGAACTACTTACTGCCAGGTTAAGCCTAAAAAAGCCGGTTTGGGAAGACATCATGTCTATTCATCATCTGCATTCACTGGCTGAAACCGATCAGTACAATACTTTGGGTATTCCTCAGCATGTAGAGGAAACAGAAAATGTTGTCAAAGAGTGGATACAGGCCTATGCGCAGGAACCCGTCAGCTATTATACTTTCGTAATTAGAGAAGTGAATATGAGTATTTCAGCATTTGTAGGGGTGATTGCGCTCAAATTGGGTAGCCCCAAATACAAAATTGCAGAAGTATGGTATAAAGTACTTCCCCAACATTGGGGAAAAGGCTATGCTACTGAAGCTTTGTTGTCGCTCATTGATTTTGGGTTTAAGGAACTCAAACTGCATCGTATAGAAGCAGGATGCGCAGTCGACAATCTGGCCTCCATCAGGGTGCTGGAAAAGGTGGGTATGCAGCGTGAGGGCAGGAAAAGAAAAATACTGCCTCTCAAAAGTGGTTGGTCAGACAATTATGGATATGCCATCCTTGAGGAAGACTATACTGGAAAGTGA